The Gossypium arboreum isolate Shixiya-1 chromosome 4, ASM2569848v2, whole genome shotgun sequence DNA segment AAGAGTAGGagtcaaattgaataaatatgtaaAGATTAAGgactaattttattattataagattaaggactaattttattattatactttataTATAAACAATGAATTTAAAGGGATGAATTGCTTTACTTACTCGTTCAGTGTATGTCGACTAATTTGTGCATTATTAAGATGCAATACAAAATATAATAGAGAAAATTTTGTGGTAATACTTATTTACTTTAGGACTTCACAGTAAAAACAGtgtgtatatacaaatataatagGCCCAAACCAATTTTACGGCGAGAAAAGCCCAAATATTAACATGGTTATTGTACAAAGTTGAGAGATATTTTTGGTGAGCAGATCCGTGCGACATACAACCACACCATACGCAACAGTTTATGGACAGCCGAATCCTTAAAATCTCACCACAAAATACTCATCACCAGACACCACCACAAACTCCATTAAAACAGCCCCCCCAAATCTCTTTGCTCAGTTTCCTCCAACCCCCGCATGGCATTTGCATCACAGGCAATGATATCAACCAACAGCTGTGCCTTCACTTCCCCAAACTTGTTGTTTTTGAAGAAATGTTCCAAAATTAACAACAAGACCAGGCAATTCCATTTCTTCACTGTTAGAGCTTCTTCTGATGAACCCGATGACTGTAATGAAGAGGAATGTGCACCAGATAAAGAGGTCTCAACATCTCTTTTTTCCAGTAATCTTCTGTTGCATGAATGTGTTTATTTgctctttattttctttgagtTAAAAGACTTTTtagtttatatacatgtatgtgcaTATTCTGGTTTGGGCCAATACTTCTTGTGGtttaatatttcttttcttttgggagTTTAGTTCCTTTGATTTATGTAATTACCCTTAAGAGACGAGTATTTGTAGTTGTAACCTCTTCTCCCATTCTCAAATGGAGACCTCCTTTGTAGGAAAAAGATGTCACTTCAATTCTCTTAGTGCTTGTCAATGTTTCCTAAGTTTAGCTCTACCTCTTTAAGTTGTTCATCTATTTTGCATAAATTACAAAGCAAGTATAGTTTGATATAATTAGGCAATTGATATAGTAGTAAAATAGGTAATTAAATATTTAGATTTGAACAGGTTGGGAAGGTGAGTGTGGAATGGTTAGCTGGGGATAAGACAAAAGTGGTCGGGACATTTCCGCCTCGCCGACGGGGCTGGACTGGCTATGTCGAAAAGGACACCGCGGGGCAGACCAACATTTATTCAATAGAGGTTGGTAGTCTCTAGATCTTTCAATTACCTGCATAACTTATGTTGAAAGCAAGGTGTGTTTTTTTCCTTCCCTATAGCCTGCAGTTTACGTAGCTGAAAGTGCGATAAGCTCGGGAACCGCCGGTTCTTCAGCGGACGGAGCTGAGAATACTGCTGCAGTTGCTGCCGGATTCGCCCTTATCTTTGTTGCTGCAGCTTCATCTATAGTCCTTCAAGTTGGCAAGAACTCACCTCCGATAAAGACGGCCGAATATACTGGACCAGCACTTAGTTACTACATAAACAAGTTTAAGCCACCGGAAATTATCCAGGCTGCGGCACCGAGTGTGACTGAAACGCCCTCCTCAGAGTTAACAGAAAACTCGGCTCCCGAAATTTCAGACATTCAGGTTCAATCTGAACTTCCACCTGAATCTTCTAGTCTAAGCAGTACTTCATAGGAAAATTTTGGGATCAACCTGTTGTAATgttcaaattttatttcttttgtagCTCCTgtattactatatatatatatatatatattgaatagcTACAATATTTATACTGGAATATGATATCATTCTTACTACATTAGTCTTCCATCGCTGCAGCTGTTTGATATATTTTCGGTTACAGATGCTAAGATATGATCCTTGAATATTGGGATGTAGATTAACAGGGTATATGATGAACAATTCATGAACAATTCGGCTTTTATCATTTATCAAGCTAATATAAGGATGTAGATTAACAGAGCGTACGATGAACAAATCATGAACAATTCGGTTTTTATTCATTTATCAAgctaaataaataatatgaacaaAATTTTGAGGCCagtttattaaatgaattaaacacTAACAAAACTTTTTCAGTTCATTTATATttatgaataatattatttatgttcatttaattttcctttaataaatcatttaaaactagtctagAATTTGTTTATTGttcaataattatataattaataatattattattatttgtgtgattattttatttataatattattatacaaaTGTATACTTCTTTACCTTTACATCGATATCTATCTATCTATattgtttgtttattattatttatgaatattgCTCCTGAACATACCCAATTATATGTTTATAGACATgtttgtaaaatgtaaaattaatttaatcaataaaattaattgaataaataatatttattttgacatattaaaattaaatattaggtttgtttaaattataaaatgttgggTTTAAAATTCAAGAAACACGTATAATTAGACCCAATACATAAAAAGCTCAACTTAGTCCTTGTGTGATCAAGATAACCCTAGTAATATTATTAAGGGTGTGCTGCCCCTCCCTACTTTAGTTAGAGTGGAGTGTATTTTCTATTTAAATAGTATTATTTATCAAGGTCGTATTCAATCAGGATTCTTGTAGTTCTCCCTATATAGAGAGCACCAGTTGACCTAAAAAGACAGTTCATACTATTAGATTGATAGTTATTTTGTCAAAAAATAGTAAGATTTTATCTACttaaaataaattctattttttgagAATTACGATAATTATTGTTTTTATAGAGAGAATTTACTTTTCTATTGAAAGTAATTAGATCATTTTTTTCTGTGATTTGGTCCGTGTTGCTCGATTCCACAGTTGACACGATTTGTGATACAATGATAGCGAAGAAGGTCTTTCAGTACAAAGTCAGGATCAACTAAATCCATCTCGCACaaattacatatattattttgattggggtttattactataaatatcataaGAGGGCTcggttttgaaattttttataactTCCGTTGTAActataaaatcatttttttaACTGATTTTCCCAACATGGTTACGAGTTATTTCTTATAAGACAAATGATTTTATTACTAtgtgttaataatttactttTTCATATCGGAGATATAATAGatatcatgagataaaataggatcacattagaaaaataaattttatcacAAAAGATAATAATTTCTCCTGAATGGTATGTAAAATAATTTCAATTGTTGAAAATATAAAGTATTTTATATCGATATAATAGAGATGTCAgatcaatttgaaaatttatatgtatgATAAGTGTAATTATATTGATATATTTAACGGTTGGATCAttaaatataaatcatataaataattaaagaagTGTGTAAAACTACTTTAGGTTTTACACTGAGTAAGTTGATTCCTCTCCTAACAATGGGATAATTTGacaaataatacaaatttaaaatttaaaagagacAAAAAGATTAAATGGAAATCTAAAACGAGTGTTGTATCCTACAGTAATCTTTGGTCATTGTGTTCCCAAGGAAGACAGTTTTCGGTTCGGAATTTGATCGAACAGTTTGAGTACATGGTCCATGTCACCAAGTTTGTTTATACAAGAGACTACTAAACATCAAAGTTGAGTAAAAAAAATGGGTGTTCTTGTTAGGGCTTGGCAGCGGATTTGCTTCAGTTGGTCCATGGATTTGCTGTGCATGAGACTACTAAACATTAAAGTTTAGTATAAAAAACAAGAAGCTCAGAAGCGCCGTTGATATCGTCTTGAAATCGGACAATTGCGAAGAACCCAAGCTCCGCTTGAGCGCAGCTATCATCACAGCTTCAACGAAGGTTGCACCAGCCGGGAATCGAACCCGGGTCTGTACCGTGGCAGGGTACTATTCTACCACTAGACCACTAGTGCTTGCTGGCAATGGGTAGAAATATGAACTATAGGTTGTGtttattaaaacaattcatattaCAGATGATTAggtaaatgatatttttttttttgagaaatgtTAGATTATAAATCGATTTGGTTAGGTTGaagatttttatattaatttttgttttaaattttaaatttatttaaattaaatgaattttgttttataacttttaaatattattcttaaaaattttaaatttttattgatattttaaaatataatcagttttattattttataaaaatataattcaattcGATTTTAAGTAATCTATGAAATTGTTACTTAATACTCTATTGTTTGTtatgtataaaataaattattaaattatgaaagaatgatacaaatttatattattttgaataaaaataacaacatgataaaaaaaaattctttttctaACTTAAATCACGTGCTTGCCGCTAGTTAACTGTCAAAACTGTGGGCAGGATTTGAAGAAATGTAGACCAGAAAGacatttctctcttttttatttttaatgagaagaaagaataatatattttttaataattttattttaagttctgatttttataaaatatttaaaattatttatagttcttttataatttataaatatatagataATACGTTTCAGTATACTCGAACTTACATCATTCGCAACCGTCAAGactctataaaaaaattaaatatataaaataaacagaTTTGAAGTGATACCAaatatttatagtaaaatattataaagtagatatgtaaaaaaaaagaaaaaagaataccACTTGTGAATTAAGTCGTAATAAAATTACCATATGCATGAGAAAAAAACCTATTAAAAATATACGAAATAAATATAAGTAGCTATCAAAAAAGATAttcattaattattaattataaaataattagaatacaaatatatatatatatatatttatcattttgaCTCGAGACAAGTCTATCCTTCCCTTTTATTACATGGCAAAATGTCTCTTTTgagtaaattataaaattaattaaaacatgacataaatatattaaaaatattaaaatattaaaaatattacatTAAAATTGTGAATTATAAAATTACTAGAAATCTTAtcaaacatgtatgcatgtaaaaACTACTGATTTAAAATATAGATgtgtgtttaaaataatatacaataaacaatgaaatgtatgttttgaaactaattaatcataataacacgttaaaatgtatgctattaaaataaaaaatagattttaattaagggtaaaacgacatttaaatacataaatatatcGATAAATAATCTGAATACACTACAATTATTTATTATGGTATTATCATCAATTGTGAGTTAGTGTTAGGTTGACTTGTAACACTAACTCAATTAACAATATTATCGATACTAGAAATCCTATCACACGCAGTATGTATGTGGAAACCACAAATTTAAAACACAAATgcgtatttaaaataatatgcaataaataatgaaatttatggtttgatattaattaataataacactaaaatatgtacgctattaaaaagaaaaaaagagattaAATTGTTTATCATGGTGTCATCATCAATTTTGAGTCAGTGTCGAGTTAATTGTGACACTAACTCAATCaaatacattattaatatatatatatatatgtatgtatgtatatatgtttataaaaCTTATAGAGGTAATAGATtgtgcataataaaataaaaatgtatgaaaatatcaaaataaaactttagtttttttttttaacattctcATTATAAGTTCTAATCATATTTACTCTTTTTGACACAATGTCTAGAACTACTTATTGCCCTTCCCCAACcaataaataggaaaataatgTGCTTCAGCGCACTCAAATCTACATTCTCCTGCATTGGCAACAATACGTCAATGCCCATGCTAattgagctaagactcaatcagCAAATAAAGTTTTAGTTGAATGGTAAATTAAAGGTTTTATTGATGCAATCGAAATGGGCTTGAATCCCACCATAagcatatttttattgattttttaaaataaaaaaagactaCAGTACCCTCGAATaacataacttattttaattactggaggatattttcataatttaacaaTTGAGTTAGTGACTCAGTTGAAGGTGATACAAActcaataaaacatttaaataatagTAAGTATAGATAAAAAAAATACAACTGATGAAGTTAATAAAgtagcataataaaataaaaagtataaaacTATCAAAATAAAGTTGTAGTTGAATGGTAAATTAAAAGTTTTACCAATTCGGTTGAGAGTAACATCAACTTAGTAAAACACTTAAATAATAGTAGTATAGATATACAATTGATGAAAGTAATAAATTGAATaactttaatatttttgttaGTTTTATAAACTTCATCATAATTAActgattttgatgaattatgagattattgaaattGTAGTTgagtttatatgtttgaattgtaatCTGGACTAGTTAAATTGTGAGTTTTGATCAGTGACTAGATTGGTTAAAATTGTGTGGATTGTTCAggtaaattttcccttaattttcTAAAACATCGAACTGTAAAATAGTATCGATACTTTGACTAAGGTATAGATACTTTGTTaagggtatcgatacttttttaTCTTTGTTCAATTTTTTCTAAACATAGAAGCTCAAAATGGTATCGATACTAAACAGGGTTATCAATACTTTAACCCTGGGAGAGAAATTATTTTCTAATCGAAAAATTTtgtaaactttacaatttagtccctatttaacTCTAGACTGTTCGGAAAACTATTATAAACCAGATAGAGCTCGAAAATCATTATGAGGTATATAGAAAATACATATAGACCCAATTTTGATTAAGGTAAATGTTTAAAATATATTGAATTCGATTGTTTTTTGTTCCAGCAACAAATGTAACATTCCAATACCTTGACCCGACAGTCAGGTcaggtataggggtgttacatttaaggtTTTAGTACTCCAATTGACACAGGTTCAAATCCAccatattcatattttaattgtttttttttaaatgaaaagactaaaaaataatataactttTTTAATTACAAAAGGACATTTCTGTAATATCCTGACCAATTGGTGATGTGACACCTCACACCCAATCCGATTGTCGGATCAAAGGATGTGACATCAAATTACATTGTCGGAGCAACACAGGTTATTTCAACATAATAACACTAGGTTTAATTCACGCTTATCAATAGCTTGACAAATAAAATGTTTAATAAAATCATCCACACTTATCAACATAGTGGTTTAGGATATTATTTCATCTAATTGCAAGGTCATCCCAAGTCAAAACCAAAGTTAGGACCTTAATCCAAACTCACTTGTCAAACTTCAAGGTTATGTCTCGAGACAAGCTATAaattattttaggaattttatctTTGATGTTAACTTGTCTTGAGACATTAAAAGATGTGTCTCGAGGCAAGGTCTCTTATGTCTCATGACTAGATCTCGATACTAGCCTCCAATGTTTTCCTATTTTTGCTTCAATGTTTGGATGTCTCGAGACAAGGGGTTCTTGTCTTAAGACCTAGAGAAAGGCAAAATTTATTTAGCTTCTATGTATCTTTTCCTTGAGAGACAAATACCACTTTGTCTTGAACCTCGTTGAGATTATCTTGAGACTACCATGGCAAGTCTGGAGACATCAAGCAATCCACtgtacaatatggtaaattttATTCCAATGGTCTCGAAACATGTTCTTGTTTCTCGAGACGCAAAGGAAAAATGACCCTAAATGCACGTTTTTTACGATTCAAATCATACCGATTTGTACCTAAAACATACTCACACCTAGCACCAATGCAAAATCACCTATTTAACATACATAAACACATTCAATCGCTAGccaaaacttgaaattcattTCATCAAGACATAACTAAACTAGCTATGCAATCAAAAACCTAAAAACATGTATATTTAACTCCAAATCAAAAGATGAAATTCATCGACCTAAACATTATAGGTCATAAAACTAAAGGTATCAAAACATTAGCTTAACAACTAACCAAAATCAACCTAGGTATATGTCATATGACCCAAAACACATATGTACATACAAAACGAAAACAAGTTGATTTCCGAGTTGAGCTTTCGTGTTGAATGCTTGATGACCTTAAATCTACTCTAACTTTTACCCCAAACTTACACACAAAAACAAAAGTAATTGCACACTTAGTAAAGTAAACTCAATAATGCTAACATAATttgaattcaaacataacataattaaaatCCTATAAGCCACTAAATATCAAACATGAACATATAAATCACAAATCATTCAATAATTATCATTGATATGAATATACCATTAAATCAATAATTCATTATTGATCAATTTTATTTATTACATATAGATACCTATTTAcacaatattattttttatgcacCCTCATTATATTTGCATCTATTTCATCAGAATCAAACCATGTATCATTCaacatttatttctcatttttagTCACCCATGTATACACAAATAACAATATCACTTATTAATCCTTATTATCAAATTTGAGTATCTTATCACATATCGCATTCAATTTATTATTTGGCCCTTATTAACTAACTCGAATTAGATGACGAATACACAAATCAAACCACCAACACACCAATTACACATCGAAgtgttatttaaaaataaaataccgATCCCACCAATCACACCAATATAGCATGCATAAAGCACTGAATATAACACGCACAAGGTGCTAAATATAACATGCATATAGCGCTAAATGTAACATGCATAAGGGTCTGAATATAAATGCGTAAAGTACTGAAACTCCCGCTTATCAAACAGACCCTATGATATGTCAATTACACTCATAACTTTACTTGATAATGTTaactgtgaaaatttcattactAATGTCCATATATTATCAAACAAGCATTTATTTGTACAAATCACATACCAACAACCACAAATCACTTAGTCAGGTATATACGTACCTTTCAAACATAATAATGTTGATTGTTTACTATTTCTGATCACTTAACAAGTCAAGCAAATACATTTAAATATGTAACAAACTCGAATTATGAGATCACAAACCATATTAACTATTCATCAACAACATTGCCTTTCCATTTGCTTTTCAATGTCCTGACATCATCTTTAATTACATACAATAAATTCAGATATAAGAAATCCATTAACCACACAAttcaaatacaaaaaataaaaaataaaaaaatattatacacGTGAatgcattttattatatttagttCCTAGATACCCTAATATCGGAAACACTCGTTTTTGACAATTTTACCTGATCAAATTTAAATCCGgcttaataaatataatacatgGACCTCCTAAAATCATTATTTATTACCAACCTCAAAATTTTTATCTTTTacaatttgattcgtaataaatCACTATTAATGAaaggacttaaacttaatttgaaacttttttttcataaatttaacatgTTTTTCCATTACCCAACTTAACATTATAAATGCATGAAAGGAAGTTTACACTTAATTTCACTAATTTATCAAATTGAATTAATGGGTCCTCAATATCTAACTTCTATAACCAAAATtctattgaaaatttaaaagaaagaaCTTACAATTAGTTTAATGAAGATTCGACAATGGTGAGAAATGGAGAGAAAAATTTCCTTTCTCTAGTTTTGTTCATCCTAGCCGAATGTGGAGAAGAGAAatgcctttctttttctttccactATTTACACACATATATAAAAGGATTAGGAAAGTGTTTACTTTTAATTAAACTATATTAATCAATCTAcatgaatttattaattaatgTTAATCATGGGGCCAAGTCAAAAAATTTTTAGTGGTcgaaattaagttttaatttttaatagtctatatatttataatttttaaatgattaaatcaaattttatcggattaaatcaattttttatcattttaagaaGTTGAAATGTatttttacctttactaatttaaattttaatttttttaaaagacctaaatagataatttttcattttatgagGCTCGACCCTTCTATTTATTCTAGTTTAATTTCTAATTAGTTCTTTCTCCattttcttaaatttaaattttattagtattttttaaaatttagtctctatactatTTTTATTAATCGATTTAATTCAATAACACTTTATTACTCGACCTCTCCGATTCATAAGTGacttgtaattattttattttaaattatttaccaACTCAAATCAATTAATCTAGTCTGTAACTGAATGTTACGACACAGttgaaaattgggttgttacatgtGACAAGATTGAGAGTGACACTAACTCGATCAGGGACTTAATAAATAGTATGTACAGATATACAATTAGTAAAAATGATAATTTGTGcatattaaaacaaaaatgtataaaatacattaaaatgaaactttagttaagtggtaaatttaaaatttaattaatttaatctcatcatatttatattttaattagttttgttaaaataaaagactaaaataccttcaaataatataatttttaattactaGAATACTCTTAAATACTACATATTTTTAATTATGAAAGAACATTTCTATAATTTCTTGATCAAATTGATGACCCAATTGAAATTGATATCAACCAATagctttattttataaaattaaacctATTATGTGCCCATAGTTAACCGTCAAAACTGTGAGCAGAATTTGAAGAAAAAGTAAACAAAAATACATTTACAAAAAGAATGATATAATTGCATATGTAGCACTACTCTTTTAAAGTagactaattaaaaaaaattattccaGAGTTATCTATATAACTAGTGGTAGAGCTAGAAAATATTATTGGAGGAGCtggaattaaattgaatattttaagctagtaaaaaaatataattttattattttaacaaattatatttttataatttttaaaaataattaaatttgtattttttaaaaataaaatataattttattattactaaattaaaattttataaattataaaaattaattaaattaaaaatttgtgaCTAACATTAGCCGTCAAACTCGTGAAACTCTTACTCTTAGCGGCGGATATGCATACAAATATGCTACACGGATCGATTGTATTCCATATTAATATGGTGATTTTATATAAGTTAAtttcaaatataatatttaatttttaaaatattgaaaagcATGTCGTTAGAAGATTGGAATGATAcatattttctattttaaaaatatgataaaataataaataataatcatCAAAAGCAAATAATATAAtgattaaaaataacataaatcaCTAAAAGTGTAAATGTAAATGGTAACGTATTAAGAGAAGGTAAATAATTAGAACCAATTTATAGCTTATTGATAGTGCGTTTGTttattacaaaataattaaaattacaatTATTATTGTAAAAAAATCACTCTTTTATTAACTAGACTTTTAatttgtaatttaaaaataaatataagtattattattaatacAAAAGATATAAGTTGGAGTGCGTTGATATTTATTATTCTCTTATCTATAAATTGAGAAAGATTATgaataattctaaatattatattaaaaagagaaatattatctcaatttattgttaaaaattgaaaaggaaaatgataggAAGACTATGAAATATGGGTCAATTTTGTTGTTGTAATTTTTTTCCTTTGGCACATTCATGCATCAATCTCTGCAGATTTTCTtctcattttaataaattcatgcACGTGGATCCAATCTTATCTTAAAACTCTCAaccctattatatatatatataacgtaTACGATAAGTAGTGCGATTatgttttttatataatttatatatttttaaagataatttctataattttattatccattaaattaaaatagtttatatttaaaataaataaataattagataaaataatttattcatttgat contains these protein-coding regions:
- the LOC108459518 gene encoding protein MAINTENANCE OF PSII UNDER HIGH LIGHT 1 — translated: MAFASQAMISTNSCAFTSPNLLFLKKCSKINNKTRQFHFFTVRASSDEPDDCNEEECAPDKEVGKVSVEWLAGDKTKVVGTFPPRRRGWTGYVEKDTAGQTNIYSIEPAVYVAESAISSGTAGSSADGAENTAAVAAGFALIFVAAASSIVLQVGKNSPPIKTAEYTGPALSYYINKFKPPEIIQAAAPSVTETPSSELTENSAPEISDIQVQSELPPESSSLSSTS